Proteins encoded by one window of Methanobacterium sp. CWC-01:
- a CDS encoding V-type ATP synthase subunit C: MVEDITSLINGLGFPSVEAFLALLVIVLAIFGAIVYISTIKPVLSMFPYTYPNARVRARMGRIFNEKQFSEIIESGNIEEVKNYLRGYPDYAKYIDQYPLEKALDTLLAENYDLVARITPENSRDAFKFLLKKWDIRNIKSIVIAKAVGLNADDTLDLIVPYGDLTDKLDALIEADNITEVLGALEGTEYAPILEDAIPIYQETGMLLPLEASLDKYLLENLLRTVATPEDDNTSYLKNYVGDMVDSTNLKIILRAKVDGLKFEDIEPYMISDGYQIREWKLKDLLETEDVAGVVSGLEGSDYAAILSGAMADYNETGSISAFETALDNHVNDTAKKISLKNQFGIGPMIGFLSRKEMEIKNLKIIARGKREEGYSPAQIKEMLI; encoded by the coding sequence ATGGTAGAAGATATAACTTCTTTAATAAATGGATTGGGATTTCCATCAGTGGAAGCTTTTCTAGCCCTTCTAGTTATTGTGTTGGCAATATTCGGGGCAATAGTATACATATCAACCATCAAACCAGTGCTTAGCATGTTCCCCTATACCTATCCCAACGCAAGGGTTAGGGCCAGAATGGGAAGGATCTTCAACGAAAAACAGTTTTCTGAAATCATAGAATCAGGAAACATCGAAGAAGTTAAAAATTATCTCAGGGGATACCCAGATTACGCCAAATACATCGATCAGTACCCTCTTGAAAAGGCTCTGGATACTCTTTTAGCTGAAAACTATGATTTAGTAGCAAGGATTACTCCTGAAAACAGTAGAGACGCGTTCAAGTTTTTACTGAAAAAATGGGACATCCGGAACATAAAAAGCATAGTAATCGCCAAAGCAGTGGGATTAAACGCTGACGACACACTTGATCTTATTGTTCCCTATGGAGATCTAACCGATAAACTTGACGCCCTAATAGAGGCCGATAACATCACAGAAGTATTAGGTGCCCTGGAAGGAACTGAATACGCACCTATACTGGAGGATGCTATTCCCATCTACCAGGAAACCGGGATGCTGTTACCATTAGAAGCCTCTTTGGATAAATATCTCCTGGAGAACCTTCTAAGGACGGTTGCCACACCAGAAGATGATAACACTTCTTATCTAAAAAATTACGTAGGGGACATGGTGGACAGCACCAACCTGAAAATCATCTTAAGGGCCAAGGTTGATGGATTGAAGTTTGAGGATATAGAACCCTACATGATCAGTGATGGTTACCAGATTCGGGAATGGAAGCTGAAGGATCTTCTGGAAACAGAAGATGTGGCTGGAGTGGTTAGTGGTCTGGAAGGAAGCGACTACGCAGCTATACTATCAGGAGCTATGGCTGATTACAACGAAACTGGTTCCATATCCGCCTTTGAAACCGCCCTGGATAACCATGTGAACGATACTGCAAAAAAAATATCCCTGAAAAACCAGTTCGGAATTGGCCCCATGATCGGTTTTCTAAGTAGAAAAGAAATGGAAATAAAAAACCTGAAGATCATCGCTCGTGGAAAAAGGGAAGAAGGATATTCTCCTGCTCAGATTAAGGAGATGTTAATATGA
- a CDS encoding DUF22 domain-containing protein has protein sequence MVRIITRLDQVKRDLHDHEKPPIDFQIGTISGKVRAIIADEDREFKAGQIKAVKIKKISINAKHISFISAYAANKYGHTMAVGEETYLPISMDRSADHAQFAAALDCKIEKNDLLGLLILLPVELTSRWKE, from the coding sequence ATGGTTAGAATAATAACTCGTCTGGATCAGGTTAAAAGGGATTTGCATGATCACGAGAAACCACCTATTGATTTCCAGATCGGCACCATATCCGGGAAAGTTCGTGCCATTATTGCCGATGAAGACCGGGAATTCAAGGCCGGTCAGATAAAGGCAGTTAAGATCAAGAAGATATCCATCAATGCCAAGCACATATCTTTTATCAGCGCCTACGCAGCCAATAAATACGGGCACACTATGGCAGTTGGAGAAGAAACCTACCTACCCATATCAATGGACCGATCTGCAGATCACGCTCAGTTCGCTGCAGCACTCGATTGTAAAATTGAAAAGAATGATCTATTGGGCCTTTTAATACTCCTTCCCGTTGAATTAACTAGCCGATGGAAGGAATAA
- a CDS encoding DUF61 family protein, whose product MRQDPNRSDRLLKKQILSLNRHIPRQRKTLSELITEDKPHVMGVDGSRHRFKRNELELVVSMLNDSEQDILKLPIYIEMDTMASGARVAGKLETRIFCKILKRKECQRDEIFIYRPEMKLIRQKLPTVTQYMFLVR is encoded by the coding sequence ATGAGACAGGACCCGAATCGGTCGGATCGACTGTTAAAAAAACAGATCCTGAGTCTTAACCGACATATTCCCCGGCAGAGAAAAACCTTATCTGAGCTTATAACTGAAGATAAACCCCATGTGATGGGTGTGGATGGCTCCCGTCATCGTTTTAAGAGGAATGAGCTGGAACTGGTTGTTTCCATGTTAAATGATTCTGAACAGGATATTCTGAAGTTACCCATCTACATCGAAATGGACACCATGGCTTCTGGGGCTCGTGTGGCCGGTAAACTGGAAACAAGGATATTCTGTAAGATTTTGAAAAGGAAAGAATGTCAAAGGGATGAAATTTTTATTTACCGACCAGAGATGAAGCTGATACGCCAAAAATTGCCTACAGTAACCCAGTACATGTTCCTGGTTAGGTAA
- a CDS encoding ATP synthase subunit A, producing the protein MTAEGKIIKIAGPVITADGMRGTQMYEMVKVGEDKLIGEIIELEGDTATIQVYEETAGMKPGEIVEPTGGPLSVELGPGIIGSIFDGIQRPLETIKIKTGDYIERGVDVPSIPKDKKWSFKPLATAGAEVKGGDIIGEVQETSAVTQKIMIPPNVSGTLKSIVSEGDYIVEEDIAEVETDKGPVKVQMMQKWPVRTGRPYKDKLDPDIPLVTGQRAQDTFFPVAKGGTAAIPGPFGSGKTVTQQQLAKWADADIIVYVGCGERGNEMTEVLKEFPELEDPKTGKPLMDRTVLIANTSNMPVAAREACVYTGITIAEYFRDMGYDVALMADSTSRWAEAMREISGRLEEMPGEEGYPAYLASRLAQFYERAGRVTTVGTEDKTASVSVVGAVSPPGGDLSEPVTQNTLRICKVFWALDASLADKRHFPSIDWLQSYSLYVDSVEGWWDASVGADWRKTRDEAMILLQKESELQEIVQLVGPDALPDRERITLETTRMIREDFLQQNAYHEVDTYCSSSKQYQMLKTIIMFQEHATAALERGAASADLTALSVKEDIGRMKFIPEAEFDEKVKEIQDKIVKQTSEV; encoded by the coding sequence ATGACTGCCGAAGGAAAGATAATTAAGATAGCGGGTCCTGTAATTACCGCTGATGGTATGAGAGGGACTCAGATGTACGAGATGGTTAAGGTTGGTGAAGACAAGCTCATCGGTGAGATAATCGAACTTGAAGGCGACACCGCCACCATCCAGGTTTACGAAGAAACAGCCGGAATGAAGCCCGGAGAAATAGTAGAACCTACGGGAGGGCCCCTATCAGTTGAACTGGGACCCGGAATCATTGGTTCCATTTTTGACGGTATCCAGAGACCACTGGAAACCATCAAGATCAAAACTGGGGACTACATTGAAAGGGGAGTGGACGTTCCATCCATACCAAAGGACAAAAAATGGTCCTTCAAACCCTTAGCCACAGCTGGTGCCGAAGTTAAAGGGGGAGACATAATCGGGGAAGTGCAGGAAACTTCTGCGGTGACCCAGAAGATAATGATCCCACCGAACGTATCCGGTACCCTGAAGAGCATAGTATCAGAAGGGGACTACATTGTAGAGGAGGATATCGCTGAAGTTGAAACCGACAAAGGGCCTGTTAAAGTACAGATGATGCAAAAATGGCCAGTGCGTACGGGTAGGCCTTACAAAGACAAGTTAGACCCAGACATACCCTTAGTAACCGGTCAAAGAGCCCAGGACACTTTCTTCCCCGTGGCTAAAGGTGGAACCGCAGCTATACCCGGTCCATTCGGATCCGGTAAAACTGTAACCCAGCAACAGTTGGCTAAATGGGCCGACGCTGATATCATCGTTTATGTGGGTTGCGGTGAAAGAGGTAACGAAATGACCGAGGTTCTGAAAGAATTCCCAGAACTTGAGGACCCGAAAACTGGTAAACCACTGATGGACCGAACCGTGCTGATTGCTAACACTTCTAACATGCCTGTGGCAGCCAGGGAAGCCTGTGTATACACGGGTATAACCATTGCCGAATATTTCCGTGATATGGGATACGATGTGGCCTTAATGGCAGACTCCACATCCCGATGGGCCGAGGCCATGAGGGAGATCTCGGGAAGGTTGGAAGAAATGCCTGGTGAAGAGGGGTACCCTGCCTATCTAGCTTCACGTCTGGCCCAGTTCTATGAACGAGCTGGCCGAGTTACAACCGTGGGTACCGAAGATAAAACTGCTTCTGTTAGTGTAGTGGGAGCTGTATCACCACCTGGTGGAGACTTATCCGAACCAGTAACTCAGAACACCCTGCGTATCTGTAAGGTTTTCTGGGCACTGGACGCATCTCTGGCAGATAAAAGACACTTCCCATCCATAGACTGGTTGCAGAGTTATTCACTTTACGTGGACAGTGTAGAAGGATGGTGGGACGCTTCAGTTGGTGCCGACTGGAGGAAAACCAGGGATGAGGCCATGATTCTTCTGCAGAAAGAATCTGAACTTCAGGAGATCGTGCAACTGGTAGGACCAGACGCACTTCCTGACAGAGAAAGGATCACCCTGGAAACTACCCGAATGATACGGGAGGACTTCCTGCAACAGAACGCCTACCACGAAGTAGACACCTACTGTTCTTCATCAAAACAGTACCAGATGCTTAAGACCATTATAATGTTCCAGGAACATGCCACCGCAGCTCTGGAAAGAGGAGCAGCATCTGCTGATCTTACAGCCTTATCCGTTAAGGAAGATATCGGAAGGATGAAGTTTATCCCTGAAGCTGAATTTGACGAAAAAGTGAAAGAAATCCAGGATAAAATAGTTAAACAGACGAGTGAGGTATGA
- a CDS encoding citryl-CoA lyase: protein MAIGRETVENLIKISKPKWRTSISQVAPNRITTRGYPQEDLIENISFAEMVYLLLKGEIPSKSQSKMLQSVLVSFCDHGVTPPSTQMARIMASTGSSMNSCVAGGLLSFGKHHAGALELSMKVLQDALKHVEIERIDSESVDLVQTAAQMVVDRYRSKGEKIPGFGHRFHQEDPRPPKLIDMAIKYDCFGIHTELALNIQEILFKTKGVRMNIDGANAGILSDLGFEWELGTGIFMIGRLPALVAHVNEEKVRETPFRKLFEIEEIYYDGPDIKKLDEFFNID from the coding sequence ATGGCAATTGGAAGAGAAACTGTGGAAAATCTTATTAAAATCTCAAAACCAAAATGGAGAACCTCCATTTCTCAGGTGGCACCCAATCGAATTACAACCAGAGGATATCCCCAGGAAGACCTCATTGAAAACATATCCTTCGCAGAAATGGTTTACCTCCTTTTAAAGGGAGAAATTCCCTCAAAAAGTCAGTCCAAAATGTTACAATCCGTTCTAGTTTCCTTCTGTGACCACGGAGTAACCCCTCCCAGCACCCAGATGGCCAGAATAATGGCTTCTACCGGATCTTCCATGAACTCCTGCGTAGCAGGGGGGCTGTTATCCTTTGGCAAACACCATGCCGGAGCTCTGGAACTTTCTATGAAAGTTTTACAGGATGCCTTGAAGCATGTGGAAATAGAAAGAATTGATTCGGAAAGTGTCGACTTGGTACAAACCGCGGCCCAGATGGTAGTGGATCGCTACCGGAGTAAGGGTGAGAAAATTCCCGGATTTGGCCACAGATTCCATCAAGAAGACCCCAGGCCGCCGAAACTAATCGATATGGCCATTAAATACGATTGTTTTGGAATTCACACCGAACTAGCCCTAAATATTCAAGAAATACTCTTCAAAACCAAAGGCGTCCGTATGAATATTGATGGAGCCAATGCCGGAATACTTTCAGATTTAGGTTTTGAATGGGAATTGGGAACTGGTATCTTCATGATTGGGAGACTTCCAGCACTGGTTGCTCATGTAAATGAAGAGAAGGTTAGGGAAACTCCTTTCAGAAAGCTTTTTGAGATTGAAGAGATTTATTACGATGGTCCAGATATCAAAAAGTTAGACGAATTTTTTAACATTGATTAA
- a CDS encoding V-type ATP synthase subunit I — protein sequence MFKPARMKKLKIITLDKYADSAVSSLHEAGLVQIEDISERIQQDAEWRQILKPSGTSPFTGKISSLLMKTTGTLDFLKSMEKKEKGILPMVKGFISPPPIEKVDIEELEVQDLIEDADKTLAEVASKTKPLEEKLNQLDNRKSELENALKVSQNLLNFDVDLSFLEGSDYVSYFAGKISSESFDTFKGTLKNLPEEMVIFDHESDLKNFKVLVIVTLKKHGDEVLSQLRKLEFERFEISGLSGTPSDIIQKSENEIVTITQNKESVLNDLSEIADKWITKLQGLKEQLEIQKQRSEIFSSFGETKNTLMFEGWVTEKKLNVALETIETSTEGHSIVDVSDPDVETDKIPIHLDNPRFAKPYEMFVHMYSPPDYREIDPTILMAIVFPFFFGFCLTEAGYGIIDALVGFIIFRGLGRNSKTWANLGLIMIACGVWAIILGAATNSFIGDFVPRFIWGDPSAAIPTTIPSINSFVFPQNILILALLVGVIHINMGLVIGAYNNIVRGDLREALGAQIPWFVLEAGVILLLVGGIYIGGPVIAASLIMLLYFNGLFGLMDVSGFLGTLLSYARLLALCLSTGGIATTVNILTGIVADMIPFIGIIIAPLIFIGGQIANLAFQSLGAFINSLRLHYVEFFAQFYIGGSQKFRDFRTKRKYTDIGGK from the coding sequence ATGTTCAAGCCGGCAAGGATGAAAAAGCTCAAGATAATCACCTTAGACAAGTACGCTGATTCTGCAGTGAGTTCACTTCACGAAGCGGGCTTAGTCCAAATCGAGGATATATCTGAGCGAATACAACAAGACGCAGAATGGAGACAAATTCTCAAACCTTCGGGTACATCTCCTTTTACCGGGAAAATTTCTTCTCTTTTGATGAAGACCACCGGGACCTTGGATTTTTTAAAATCTATGGAGAAAAAGGAGAAAGGGATTCTACCCATGGTTAAAGGTTTTATAAGCCCTCCTCCCATTGAAAAAGTAGATATTGAAGAGTTGGAGGTTCAAGATCTTATAGAAGATGCTGATAAAACATTGGCCGAGGTTGCTTCCAAAACCAAGCCCCTCGAAGAAAAGTTAAACCAACTTGATAATAGAAAATCTGAACTGGAGAATGCTCTTAAAGTCTCCCAAAACCTTTTAAATTTTGATGTGGATCTCTCTTTTTTGGAAGGATCTGATTATGTCTCTTATTTTGCCGGAAAAATATCTTCTGAATCCTTTGATACTTTTAAAGGAACTTTAAAGAATTTGCCTGAGGAAATGGTGATTTTTGACCATGAAAGCGATTTGAAAAACTTTAAGGTACTGGTCATTGTTACCCTAAAAAAACATGGCGACGAAGTTTTAAGTCAGCTGCGTAAGCTGGAGTTTGAAAGATTCGAGATTTCGGGCTTATCCGGTACCCCCAGTGATATTATACAGAAATCAGAAAATGAGATAGTAACTATTACCCAAAACAAGGAATCGGTTTTGAACGATCTATCTGAAATAGCTGATAAATGGATTACCAAACTTCAAGGTCTCAAAGAACAGTTAGAGATACAAAAACAGCGCAGCGAGATTTTCTCATCATTCGGTGAAACCAAAAATACTTTGATGTTCGAAGGTTGGGTAACTGAGAAAAAATTGAATGTTGCTCTGGAAACCATTGAGACCTCAACTGAAGGTCATTCCATTGTTGATGTTTCAGATCCGGATGTTGAAACTGATAAAATTCCAATTCATCTGGATAACCCACGATTTGCCAAACCGTATGAAATGTTTGTACACATGTATTCTCCCCCGGATTATAGGGAGATTGATCCCACCATCCTTATGGCCATTGTATTCCCATTTTTCTTTGGTTTCTGTCTTACAGAAGCTGGTTACGGGATAATTGATGCCCTGGTTGGTTTCATCATATTTAGGGGCCTGGGAAGAAACAGTAAAACTTGGGCCAATCTTGGATTGATAATGATTGCCTGTGGAGTGTGGGCCATTATTCTGGGAGCAGCTACCAACAGTTTCATTGGAGACTTCGTACCTCGATTTATATGGGGAGATCCCAGTGCCGCAATTCCTACCACAATCCCCTCTATTAACTCCTTCGTGTTCCCCCAAAACATTTTGATACTGGCACTCCTGGTTGGTGTCATTCACATCAACATGGGATTAGTCATAGGTGCCTACAACAACATAGTTAGGGGAGATTTGAGAGAAGCTTTAGGAGCCCAGATACCATGGTTTGTCCTGGAAGCAGGAGTAATATTGTTATTGGTAGGCGGAATTTATATTGGAGGCCCAGTCATTGCTGCCAGTCTGATAATGCTCCTTTACTTCAACGGATTGTTTGGATTAATGGACGTTTCCGGTTTCCTGGGTACTCTTTTATCCTACGCCAGGCTTCTGGCACTGTGTCTTTCCACTGGAGGGATTGCCACCACAGTTAACATCCTAACAGGAATCGTTGCAGACATGATCCCCTTCATTGGAATTATTATTGCACCCCTAATATTCATTGGGGGACAAATCGCAAATTTAGCATTCCAAAGTCTGGGTGCTTTTATCAATTCATTGCGTTTGCATTACGTTGAGTTTTTCGCTCAATTTTACATAGGAGGAAGCCAAAAATTCAGGGATTTCCGCACTAAAAGAAAGTATACTGATATAGGAGGTAAATAA
- a CDS encoding V-type ATP synthase subunit K (produces ATP from ADP in the presence of a proton gradient across the membrane; the K subunit is a nonenzymatic component which binds the dimeric form by interacting with the G and E subunits), translating into MVEIALGTALAAIGAGLAVGFAGLGSGLGQGIAAAGSVGAVAEDEEMFARGIIFTALPETQAIYGFLIAILLMVFTIMSGQDLPTTSGLVAIGAGAAIGFAGLGSGMGQGITASSSVGAVVENEDMFARGIIFTALPETQAIYGFLIAILLMVFGGLLG; encoded by the coding sequence ATGGTAGAAATAGCTTTAGGAACAGCATTAGCAGCAATCGGTGCCGGATTAGCCGTCGGTTTCGCTGGATTAGGTTCAGGATTAGGACAAGGAATAGCAGCAGCAGGAAGTGTGGGTGCTGTGGCAGAAGACGAGGAAATGTTCGCCAGAGGTATCATTTTCACTGCTTTGCCCGAAACTCAGGCTATCTACGGTTTTTTGATCGCTATACTGCTCATGGTTTTCACAATTATGTCTGGACAAGACTTGCCTACAACCTCAGGTCTGGTAGCAATAGGTGCTGGAGCAGCAATAGGATTCGCTGGTCTTGGTTCTGGTATGGGCCAAGGTATCACTGCATCCTCATCAGTAGGAGCTGTTGTTGAAAACGAAGACATGTTTGCCAGAGGTATCATCTTCACCGCCTTGCCTGAAACTCAGGCTATCTACGGGTTCCTGATTGCAATACTCCTGATGGTATTTGGTGGACTTCTGGGATGA
- a CDS encoding V-type proton ATPase subunit E yields MSSGKEKIVSSIMSDAQIKAEAILAKAEKEKESILSEGEVQAVVEKERILETAEKQAKMRYQQIISEAKMNSRRMELEAREEMIEEAFNKAEEKLTEIASSDAAEYKTSLQKMITEAGVEIGGGDLVVLVKESDVTKVKDSLPSIEKEITDKINTPTKLEMGENIPTIGGTVLKTKNGEIEVNNTIEARMQRFKKSLRSEVAGILFQ; encoded by the coding sequence ATGAGTTCCGGGAAAGAGAAGATAGTCTCAAGTATAATGTCCGATGCTCAGATTAAAGCAGAGGCCATATTAGCTAAAGCAGAAAAGGAAAAAGAATCCATTCTCTCTGAAGGTGAAGTCCAAGCAGTAGTTGAGAAAGAAAGAATCTTAGAAACCGCAGAAAAACAGGCTAAAATGAGATATCAACAGATCATCTCAGAAGCTAAGATGAATTCCCGTAGAATGGAACTTGAGGCTAGAGAAGAAATGATAGAAGAAGCCTTCAACAAAGCCGAAGAAAAGCTTACAGAAATTGCTTCTTCAGACGCCGCTGAATACAAAACATCTCTCCAAAAAATGATTACCGAAGCAGGTGTTGAAATTGGAGGAGGAGATCTTGTTGTACTCGTTAAAGAAAGCGATGTAACTAAGGTAAAGGATTCTTTACCATCTATTGAAAAAGAGATCACCGATAAAATCAACACCCCCACTAAACTGGAGATGGGAGAAAACATCCCCACTATTGGTGGGACTGTTCTAAAAACGAAAAATGGCGAAATAGAGGTTAATAACACCATCGAAGCAAGGATGCAACGCTTTAAAAAGTCACTGCGATCCGAAGTTGCAGGAATATTGTTCCAATAG
- a CDS encoding ATP synthase subunit B: MNANIKTREYTTVSEVAGPLMIVEGVEGVAYNEIVDIETPNGEMRRGQVLEVKGDIAVVQVFEGTRDLNTSTTKVRFTGETAHIGVSLDMLGRVFNGTGKPIDGGPEIIPEKELDINGSPMNPSAREFPAEFIQTGISTIDGMNTLVRGQKLPIFSGSGLPHNDLAAQIARQAKVLAEESEFSVIFAAMGITHEEANYFMRDFERTGALERVTVFMNLADDPAIERIITPRMALTTAEYFAFEHNMHVLVILTDMTNYAEALREISAARDEVPGRRGYPGYMYTDLSSIYERAGRIVGKEGSITQMPILVMPQDDITHPIPDLTGYITEGQIVLSRDLHRKGIYPPVDVLPSLSRLMSGGIGEGQTREDHSGVSDQLYSAYAEGRDLRDLMAVVGEEALTERDRKFLSFADDFEGKFITQSKDEDRSIQETLDLGWELMSLLPIAELKRVRAEHIPKYHPDQK; encoded by the coding sequence ATGAACGCCAATATCAAAACCAGGGAATACACAACTGTTTCCGAAGTGGCTGGCCCCCTTATGATTGTGGAAGGTGTGGAAGGCGTTGCCTACAATGAAATAGTGGATATTGAAACGCCCAATGGTGAAATGAGAAGGGGACAAGTCCTGGAGGTAAAAGGCGATATAGCTGTGGTACAGGTCTTCGAAGGAACCAGAGATCTGAACACTTCCACCACCAAGGTCCGATTCACCGGAGAAACCGCTCATATCGGAGTGTCACTGGACATGCTGGGACGTGTCTTCAACGGTACCGGCAAACCCATCGACGGTGGTCCTGAAATCATACCAGAAAAGGAACTGGACATCAACGGAAGTCCCATGAATCCTTCTGCCAGAGAATTCCCAGCAGAGTTCATCCAAACGGGTATATCAACCATCGACGGGATGAACACCCTGGTAAGAGGACAGAAGCTACCTATCTTCTCCGGATCCGGTTTACCGCACAACGATCTGGCGGCCCAAATCGCCAGACAGGCCAAAGTACTGGCCGAAGAATCCGAGTTTTCAGTTATATTCGCGGCCATGGGTATTACCCACGAAGAAGCAAACTACTTCATGCGGGACTTCGAGCGAACTGGTGCCCTGGAAAGAGTTACCGTGTTCATGAACCTGGCCGACGACCCGGCCATTGAACGAATCATCACCCCCCGTATGGCCTTAACCACTGCTGAATACTTCGCCTTTGAGCATAACATGCACGTACTGGTTATCCTTACCGACATGACCAACTACGCCGAAGCACTGCGGGAGATATCAGCAGCTCGGGATGAAGTGCCTGGAAGAAGGGGATACCCTGGTTACATGTATACTGACCTTTCTAGTATCTACGAAAGGGCTGGCCGTATCGTGGGTAAGGAAGGTTCCATCACCCAGATGCCAATTCTGGTTATGCCCCAGGATGACATTACTCACCCCATTCCCGACCTTACCGGTTACATTACCGAGGGACAAATCGTGCTTTCCAGAGATTTACACCGTAAAGGGATTTATCCACCAGTAGATGTGTTACCATCACTTTCCAGACTGATGAGTGGTGGAATTGGTGAAGGACAAACCAGAGAAGACCATAGCGGTGTCTCAGACCAGTTATACTCTGCATATGCCGAAGGACGTGACTTGAGAGATCTGATGGCTGTGGTGGGTGAAGAAGCCCTGACCGAGCGTGACCGGAAATTCCTGTCCTTTGCAGATGATTTTGAAGGTAAATTCATCACCCAGAGCAAGGATGAAGACCGTTCTATCCAGGAAACCCTGGATCTTGGTTGGGAGTTAATGAGTCTGCTGCCCATTGCCGAACTCAAACGGGTACGTGCAGAACACATTCCCAAATACCACCCTGACCAGAAATAA
- a CDS encoding V-type ATP synthase subunit D, giving the protein MAQEMIEGVNPTRMELLKLKQREKLAVKGYSLLKEKRNALIMEFFNILERVKGSRENVAEKLQEAYQDLTAAQIIMGDLAVKKAAMSVTESVDVDIDSRSVMGVVVPLIESETAQRTIVERGYGFMDTSVKLDEAAKKFEESIQLIIELGEIEKTIMLLAGEIESTKRRVNALEHIIIPRLENTVKYIEMRLEEMERENFVRLKMIKKTMEETEVANG; this is encoded by the coding sequence ATGGCACAAGAAATGATAGAAGGCGTCAATCCCACACGGATGGAGCTTCTAAAATTAAAACAGCGAGAAAAACTTGCAGTGAAGGGATACAGTCTCCTCAAGGAAAAAAGGAATGCCCTTATTATGGAGTTTTTCAACATCCTCGAGAGAGTGAAAGGATCCCGAGAAAATGTGGCTGAGAAATTGCAGGAAGCCTATCAGGATCTTACCGCTGCCCAGATCATAATGGGCGATTTAGCTGTTAAAAAGGCTGCCATGTCCGTCACTGAGTCTGTGGATGTGGATATTGACTCTAGAAGTGTGATGGGAGTTGTGGTGCCACTGATCGAATCAGAAACTGCACAGCGTACCATTGTGGAACGTGGCTATGGATTTATGGACACATCGGTGAAATTGGATGAAGCTGCTAAGAAGTTCGAAGAATCCATCCAGCTCATAATTGAACTGGGAGAGATCGAAAAAACCATCATGCTCCTGGCAGGGGAAATAGAGTCAACTAAAAGAAGGGTAAATGCCCTGGAGCATATTATTATTCCCCGACTGGAAAACACGGTCAAATACATTGAGATGCGCCTGGAAGAGATGGAAAGGGAGAACTTTGTACGGCTTAAAATGATCAAAAAAACCATGGAAGAAACGGAGGTAGCCAATGGTTAG
- the ahaH gene encoding ATP synthase archaeal subunit H: MTTISEAITTIKKAENDADRLIEDAKAKSSEIIKESKSKTYDTIETAKEQANSEAEKILFEAETNAKKEAYHINHETGEKVEQTKNKATGMVEEAAEVIVKSIL; the protein is encoded by the coding sequence ATGACAACAATATCTGAAGCTATCACTACCATTAAAAAGGCCGAAAATGACGCCGATAGACTCATAGAAGACGCAAAAGCTAAATCTTCTGAGATTATCAAAGAATCCAAATCAAAAACTTACGATACCATTGAAACGGCCAAAGAACAGGCAAATAGTGAAGCAGAAAAAATATTATTTGAAGCCGAAACCAACGCCAAAAAAGAAGCTTATCATATAAACCATGAAACTGGTGAAAAAGTAGAGCAAACTAAAAATAAAGCTACCGGTATGGTTGAAGAAGCTGCAGAGGTCATTGTAAAAAGCATATTATAA
- a CDS encoding V-type ATP synthase subunit F: MKSAIAVMADPDTVTGFMLGGIKDGFPVSNMEEAGKKLEELRKEYSIIITTEKIGDHYRATIDKMSSEGALPMIIEIPDKTGSIDRESDPIRELIKRVIGVEMVE; this comes from the coding sequence ATGAAATCAGCAATAGCAGTGATGGCTGATCCGGACACAGTTACCGGTTTCATGCTGGGAGGAATTAAAGACGGATTTCCTGTAAGTAACATGGAAGAAGCAGGAAAAAAGCTGGAAGAACTTCGAAAAGAATATTCCATTATAATAACCACCGAAAAAATTGGAGACCATTACAGAGCTACGATAGATAAGATGAGCAGTGAAGGTGCACTGCCCATGATAATTGAAATACCAGATAAAACCGGCTCGATAGATAGGGAATCTGATCCTATCCGGGAGCTTATTAAACGAGTAATTGGGGTTGAGATGGTAGAATGA